The following are from one region of the Polaribacter marinaquae genome:
- the sprA gene encoding cell surface protein SprA, translating into MGTIFKNTFLLIAIILTVSLSTYAQDTTEKDSTKVNKDKVDLRYDFKSTQKGGLYLDDLSKKEIIFDKVLNKYVIVEKIGNYYTRTPIYLSPREYQQYRLKRDMLLYFKDKVSATNGKKKGSKEAQKDLLPTYYVNNKFFETIFGGTEVKVTPTGSLNLKLGFIYQNTDNPQISEENRSNFTFDFDQQINASIRAKVGFEPNEDDIIQGLEAGNVSMPIKNSLINGAQSLFGVKTDLKFGNTNITAVFSQQNSESKTVVAEGGASIQPFELRTTDYDNDRHFFLSQYFIDNYANSLKNYPLINSPINITRVEVWITNRNASTEDYRSIVAFADIGESENQVLVDENGVVLNPAITQPQVAGNNLPFNGANRIGTEIIPAGGIRDISTVDSSLQPYNMQNGTNYSVLENARKLDANEYRLNPQLGFISLNRRLNDGEVLAVAYEYTVAGNVTGSTKNSFKVGEFSNDGIQAPNNLAVKLLRSEILQTKRTNVTTGEDEAFPTWRLMMKNVYALGAFPLTQDGFRFEIQYRDDQTGIPSNVLQNAATVGISNLPLLQVLKLDQLDQSQFRSPDGFFDYVEGITVNSENGFIFFPEPEPFGNDLADELTNPADEGFIFKELYLNTKINIKNNFQNKDKYFLKGYFKSENSGGIPIGAFNVPRGSVRVSAGGRQLVEGVDYVVDYSLGRVQIIDPGLQASGVPISVSTENNAVFNQQRKTFFGIDVEHKFSEDFVVGATYLNIKERPLTPKVNFGAEPINNTMLGFNFNYATEVPYFTKLANKLPFLDTDAPSNLSVRGDMAYLIPGTPSGIDVTGAATSYIDDFEASQVPISLLSSLDWYEASTPKYFPNFNGESDGLSYNYKRAKLAWYSVDQIFYGVGDTPASIDADELSRAETRQINYRELFPNVQLDITQNSLVRTLDLAYFPAERGSYNYDPAATIQNDKVTLPNPETRWGGIMRPLTTNNFDQANVEYMQFWIMDPYQNYSITNEEGLPAGIDPNNPANQVGDLYINLGNISEDILKDNRKMYENGLPEDGLKVNGNNVNRTTWGDVPRNPSIIYAFNELDDARTNQDIGFDGLNDDEERNLPGIGQYANLTDPAADNFQFFRGSNLDAINASLITRYKDYNNTQGNSPTLNQSTEPYPTSSTTYPDTEDINKDQTMNTVESYYEYRISMNQNDLRKGVGYIVDEKTTTVTLENGNTQQTKWYQFRVPVRSGTPVNGISDFNSIRFVRMFLTNFRMPVVVRFGELDLVRGDWRRYVRTLDPTTNPDRELTQDELNDFEVGVVSIEQNEGSYIQPPGIERERLQGSTTVQLQNEQSVTLKVTRLEPEETRAIYKNISVDLRRFKQLKMFMHLQEIEREAVVNDNELAAVIRLGTDLNENFYQIELPLKVTKAGTSALDIWPEANNLDAFLETFGKIKLERNNVNFPVNEIYQSQEQDPDLPYTISVKGNPTLAQLRTIMLGLKNISLSPRSAEVWFNELRSAGFDNKGGWAAVVNADANFADVANVSLAGSMSTIGFGNVEDRVNQRSLDETKQYDVATTVNLGKVLTPKKWGIQLPMSYSIGEKFIDPKYDPQYQDVTLEDALEQNPNSEFSRDYTKRTSISFINVKKNRNPNSTKKPKFYDVENVSVSYAHNKEFHRDYNIQKYVNENVVAGATYNYNFQSKSIEPFKNIGFLQSKYLKLIKDINFNPIPSTVSVNSRINRNFTEQQSRNLVAGLSDQPALKQRRFLFDWDYTVGFDLTKSLQFNFNATNSYIYDTFDTNEDIQIFDDFFNTGRANHYHQKLNGTYQLPINKVPFLSWVKADYAYTADFDWQAAAQSTIDVNGTDVAYVDLVGNVVQNANTHNLNTTLTFDKFYKSLGFEKLLLSKNQRKNAKGISGSGLPPAPGRVNSKKKLSVGKQILKGVYDVVTSVKQGKISYSENNGQFLPGYTEDIGFLGGAPTSFAFGSQVDIRNKALQNGWLVGPRDPDNSEYYNKTYSRTHYNKLDYTFTVKPFKDLNIDVRGNKIKTRDLSQQLDVIENGTTNGALDFSAPAFETGNFSTSHSMIATAFKDGDALFETMRTYRSAISERLAAENGGNSTGYGSNSQQVLLPAFMAAYSGSSPDKVNTNLFRNIPIPNWTLRYTGLMKLDFFKKNFSNFVVSHGYKSSYTVSSFTNNLQYDSNNPFSTTNSSGNYEPELLISAATLVDEFSPLIKVDMKMRNSFSLRGEVKRDRTLTMNFNNSTLTDIKGTEYIFGLGYVFKDVKVNTRFTGKKTTLKGDVNLRADVSLRDNLTQIRSVDEDNNQISGGQRLFSIKFTADYRLSANLTASFYYNHQTSRYAISTTFPRQAINGGFNIIYNLGGN; encoded by the coding sequence CAGATAATCCGCAAATATCCGAAGAAAATAGAAGTAATTTTACTTTTGATTTTGATCAGCAAATTAACGCAAGTATAAGAGCTAAAGTTGGTTTCGAACCAAACGAAGACGACATCATACAAGGTTTAGAAGCTGGTAATGTATCTATGCCAATTAAAAACTCTTTAATAAACGGAGCCCAAAGTTTATTTGGTGTAAAAACCGATTTAAAGTTTGGTAACACCAATATTACTGCAGTGTTTTCTCAGCAAAACTCAGAAAGTAAAACCGTTGTTGCAGAAGGCGGTGCATCAATACAACCTTTCGAATTAAGAACTACAGATTACGATAATGACAGACACTTTTTCTTATCGCAATATTTTATAGATAATTATGCAAATTCGCTTAAAAATTACCCGTTAATTAATAGCCCAATTAATATAACAAGAGTAGAAGTTTGGATAACGAATAGAAACGCAAGTACAGAAGATTACAGAAGTATTGTTGCTTTTGCTGATATTGGCGAATCGGAAAACCAAGTTTTGGTTGATGAAAATGGTGTTGTATTAAACCCTGCAATTACACAACCACAAGTTGCTGGTAACAATTTACCTTTTAATGGTGCAAATAGAATTGGTACAGAAATTATTCCTGCAGGCGGTATAAGAGATATTTCTACTGTTGATAGCTCTTTGCAACCATACAACATGCAAAACGGAACTAATTATTCGGTTTTAGAAAATGCTAGAAAATTAGATGCAAATGAATATCGACTAAATCCGCAATTAGGTTTTATTTCTTTAAATAGAAGATTAAACGATGGTGAAGTTTTAGCTGTTGCTTATGAATATACAGTAGCGGGTAACGTTACAGGAAGTACAAAAAACTCTTTTAAAGTTGGTGAGTTTTCTAATGATGGTATACAAGCACCTAACAATTTAGCGGTAAAATTATTGCGATCAGAAATCTTACAAACAAAAAGAACAAATGTAACTACCGGAGAAGATGAAGCTTTTCCTACTTGGCGTTTAATGATGAAGAACGTATATGCTTTAGGCGCTTTTCCGTTAACTCAAGATGGTTTCCGTTTCGAAATTCAATACAGAGACGATCAAACAGGTATACCTTCTAATGTTTTACAAAATGCTGCAACCGTAGGTATTTCTAACTTACCTTTATTACAAGTTTTAAAATTAGATCAATTAGATCAAAGTCAGTTTAGATCGCCAGATGGTTTTTTCGATTATGTAGAAGGAATTACCGTAAATTCTGAAAACGGATTTATCTTTTTTCCTGAACCAGAACCTTTTGGTAACGATTTAGCAGACGAATTAACAAACCCTGCAGATGAAGGTTTTATATTTAAAGAATTGTATTTAAACACTAAAATCAACATTAAAAATAACTTTCAGAATAAAGACAAATACTTTTTAAAGGGATATTTTAAATCAGAAAATTCTGGCGGAATACCAATTGGCGCTTTCAATGTTCCTAGAGGTTCTGTTAGAGTTTCCGCTGGCGGAAGACAGTTGGTAGAAGGTGTAGATTATGTTGTAGATTATTCTTTAGGAAGAGTACAAATTATCGATCCGGGTTTACAAGCTTCTGGCGTTCCTATTAGCGTATCTACAGAAAATAACGCTGTTTTTAATCAGCAAAGAAAAACTTTTTTTGGTATTGATGTAGAACACAAATTTTCTGAAGATTTTGTGGTTGGTGCAACTTATTTAAATATCAAAGAAAGACCTTTAACACCTAAAGTTAATTTTGGTGCAGAACCTATTAACAACACCATGTTAGGGTTTAACTTTAATTATGCTACAGAAGTACCTTATTTTACAAAACTGGCAAACAAATTACCGTTTTTAGATACAGATGCGCCTTCTAATTTATCTGTTCGTGGTGATATGGCTTATTTGATTCCTGGAACACCAAGCGGAATTGACGTAACAGGTGCAGCAACTTCTTATATCGATGATTTTGAAGCGTCGCAAGTGCCAATTAGTTTACTTTCTTCACTAGATTGGTATGAAGCGAGTACACCTAAATACTTTCCTAACTTTAACGGAGAAAGTGATGGGTTATCTTACAACTATAAAAGAGCAAAATTAGCTTGGTACAGCGTAGATCAAATATTTTATGGTGTTGGTGATACACCTGCAAGTATTGATGCTGACGAACTTTCTAGAGCAGAAACAAGACAAATTAATTACAGAGAATTGTTTCCTAATGTACAATTAGATATTACGCAAAACTCTTTAGTTAGAACTTTAGATTTAGCTTATTTTCCGGCAGAAAGAGGTTCTTATAATTATGATCCTGCAGCAACAATACAAAACGATAAAGTAACATTACCAAACCCAGAAACTAGATGGGGAGGAATTATGCGACCTTTAACAACAAATAATTTTGATCAAGCAAATGTAGAGTATATGCAATTCTGGATTATGGATCCTTATCAAAATTACTCTATCACAAACGAAGAAGGTTTACCTGCTGGTATAGACCCAAACAATCCAGCAAATCAAGTTGGAGATTTGTATATAAATCTTGGTAATATTTCTGAAGATATTTTGAAAGACAACCGTAAAATGTACGAAAACGGTTTACCAGAAGATGGTTTAAAAGTTAATGGTAATAATGTTAATAGAACTACTTGGGGAGATGTTCCTAGAAATCCATCGATAATTTATGCTTTTAATGAATTAGATGATGCAAGAACAAACCAAGATATTGGTTTTGATGGTTTAAATGATGATGAAGAACGTAATTTACCAGGCATTGGACAATATGCAAATTTAACAGATCCTGCGGCAGATAACTTTCAGTTTTTTAGAGGATCAAATTTAGACGCAATAAACGCATCATTAATAACTAGATATAAAGATTACAATAATACTCAAGGTAATTCGCCAACCTTAAATCAATCTACAGAACCTTACCCGACATCTTCTACAACGTATCCAGATACAGAAGACATCAACAAAGATCAAACAATGAATACTGTAGAAAGCTATTATGAATATAGAATTTCTATGAATCAGAATGATTTAAGAAAAGGAGTTGGTTATATTGTAGATGAAAAAACAACAACAGTTACTTTAGAAAACGGAAATACACAACAAACAAAATGGTATCAATTTAGAGTTCCGGTAAGAAGCGGAACACCTGTAAATGGTATTTCTGATTTTAATAGTATTCGTTTTGTAAGAATGTTTTTAACCAATTTTAGAATGCCAGTGGTAGTACGTTTTGGTGAATTAGATTTGGTTAGAGGTGACTGGAGAAGGTATGTGAGAACTTTAGATCCAACTACAAACCCAGATAGAGAATTAACCCAAGACGAACTAAATGATTTTGAAGTTGGTGTTGTAAGTATAGAGCAAAATGAAGGAAGTTATATACAACCACCAGGTATCGAAAGAGAGCGTTTACAAGGTAGTACAACAGTACAATTGCAAAACGAACAATCGGTTACTCTAAAAGTTACTAGATTAGAACCAGAAGAAACAAGAGCTATTTACAAAAACATAAGTGTAGATTTAAGACGTTTTAAGCAATTAAAAATGTTTATGCACTTACAAGAAATAGAAAGAGAAGCTGTTGTTAACGATAATGAATTAGCTGCTGTAATAAGATTAGGAACCGATTTAAATGAGAATTTTTATCAAATAGAATTGCCTTTAAAAGTTACAAAAGCCGGAACATCTGCTTTAGACATTTGGCCAGAAGCAAATAATTTAGATGCCTTTTTAGAAACTTTTGGTAAGATAAAATTAGAAAGAAACAATGTTAACTTTCCGGTAAACGAAATTTATCAATCTCAAGAGCAAGACCCAGATTTACCATATACAATTAGTGTAAAAGGAAACCCAACTTTAGCACAATTAAGAACAATAATGTTAGGTTTAAAAAACATTTCTTTATCTCCTAGAAGTGCAGAAGTTTGGTTTAACGAACTTCGATCTGCTGGTTTTGACAATAAAGGTGGTTGGGCTGCTGTTGTTAATGCAGATGCTAATTTTGCTGATGTTGCAAACGTTTCTTTAGCCGGAAGCATGTCTACAATAGGTTTTGGTAATGTAGAAGATAGAGTAAACCAACGTAGTTTAGACGAGACAAAACAATACGATGTTGCTACAACTGTAAATTTGGGCAAGGTTTTAACGCCTAAAAAATGGGGAATTCAATTGCCAATGAGTTATAGTATCGGAGAAAAGTTTATTGATCCAAAATACGATCCGCAGTACCAAGATGTAACTTTAGAAGATGCTTTAGAACAAAACCCTAATAGCGAGTTTTCTAGAGATTATACTAAAAGAACAAGTATTAGTTTTATCAATGTAAAGAAAAATAGAAATCCGAATTCTACCAAAAAACCAAAGTTTTATGATGTTGAAAATGTTTCTGTTTCTTATGCTCATAACAAAGAGTTTCATAGAGATTACAATATTCAAAAATATGTAAACGAAAACGTAGTTGCAGGTGCTACTTACAACTACAATTTTCAGTCAAAATCTATAGAGCCTTTTAAAAACATAGGTTTTTTACAAAGCAAATATTTAAAACTAATTAAAGATATTAATTTCAATCCGATACCATCTACAGTTTCAGTAAATTCTAGAATTAATAGAAATTTTACAGAACAACAATCTAGAAATTTAGTTGCAGGTTTATCTGATCAACCAGCATTAAAACAACGTAGGTTTTTATTTGATTGGGATTATACCGTTGGTTTCGATCTAACTAAATCTCTTCAGTTTAACTTTAATGCAACCAACAGTTACATTTACGATACTTTTGATACGAATGAAGATATTCAGATTTTTGATGATTTCTTTAATACGGGTAGAGCAAACCATTATCATCAGAAGTTAAACGGAACCTACCAGTTACCCATAAATAAAGTCCCATTTTTAAGTTGGGTAAAAGCAGATTATGCGTACACAGCAGATTTTGATTGGCAAGCTGCAGCACAAAGTACAATAGATGTAAATGGTACCGATGTTGCTTATGTAGATTTGGTTGGTAACGTTGTTCAAAATGCAAACACGCACAATTTAAATACGACTTTAACTTTCGATAAGTTCTATAAAAGTTTAGGTTTCGAAAAGTTACTATTATCTAAAAATCAAAGAAAAAATGCAAAAGGTATTTCTGGAAGTGGTTTACCTCCTGCTCCTGGACGAGTTAATTCTAAGAAAAAATTATCGGTAGGTAAGCAAATTTTAAAAGGTGTTTATGATGTAGTTACCTCTGTAAAACAAGGTAAAATAAGTTATTCAGAAAATAACGGTCAGTTTTTACCGGGTTACACAGAAGACATTGGCTTTTTAGGTGGCGCACCAACTTCTTTTGCTTTTGGTAGCCAAGTAGATATTAGAAATAAAGCATTACAAAACGGTTGGTTAGTTGGTCCAAGAGATCCAGATAATAGCGAGTATTATAATAAAACCTACAGCAGAACTCATTACAATAAATTAGATTACACTTTTACAGTTAAGCCTTTTAAAGATTTAAATATTGATGTGAGAGGTAATAAAATTAAAACAAGAGATTTATCTCAGCAATTAGATGTCATCGAAAACGGCACAACAAACGGAGCATTAGATTTTAGTGCGCCAGCTTTTGAAACAGGAAACTTTAGCACGAGTCATTCTATGATTGCAACTGCTTTTAAAGACGGTGATGCGCTTTTTGAAACTATGAGAACATATAGATCTGCAATTTCAGAAAGATTAGCAGCAGAAAACGGAGGAAACTCAACTGGTTACGGTAGCAATAGTCAGCAAGTTTTATTACCTGCATTTATGGCCGCATATTCGGGTTCTAGCCCAGATAAAGTGAATACCAATTTGTTTAGAAACATTCCGATACCAAATTGGACTCTAAGATATACTGGACTTATGAAATTAGATTTCTTTAAGAAGAACTTTAGCAACTTTGTAGTTTCTCATGGTTACAAATCTTCTTACACGGTTTCTAGTTTTACAAATAATTTACAATACGATTCTAATAATCCGTTTAGCACAACAAATTCTTCTGGAAATTACGAACCAGAATTATTAATTTCTGCTGCAACTCTAGTTGACGAATTTTCTCCGCTAATTAAAGTTGACATGAAAATGAGAAACTCTTTTTCTTTAAGAGGAGAAGTAAAAAGAGACAGAACATTAACAATGAATTTTAACAACAGCACCTTAACAGATATAAAAGGAACAGAATATATCTTTGGTTTGGGTTATGTTTTTAAAGATGTAAAGGTAAATACTCGTTTTACAGGTAAAAAGACAACTCTTAAAGGAGACGTTAATTTAAGAGCAGATGTTTCTTTAAGAGATAATTTAACACAAATTAGATCTGTAGATGAAGATAATAATCAAATAAGTGGCGGACAAAGATTATTTTCTATTAAATTTACAGCCGATTACAGATTGAGCGCAAATTTAACGGCATCGTTTTATTACAATCATCAAACATCTAGATATGCTATATCAACCACTTTCCCGCGTCAAGCAATAAATGGTGGCTTTAACATTATCTATAATTTAGGAGGAAATTAA
- the tsaB gene encoding tRNA (adenosine(37)-N6)-threonylcarbamoyltransferase complex dimerization subunit type 1 TsaB codes for MAIILNIETSTKNCSVNIAENGVVLAIKELNNGNYSHAEVLHPFIEEVLQKAAITKSQISAIAVSKGPGSYTGLRIGVSAAKGLCFALNCPLISIDTLTALSYAISIEKGFIVPMLDARRMEVYAAIFNSENVNVRDTKAEIIDEGSFAKELEQSKVYFLGDGSEKCKQIITHKNAVFMDEKFPSSREMASLSYLKYKISDIEDVAYFEPFYLKDFIVIQEKKKKPTF; via the coding sequence TTGGCAATTATATTAAACATAGAGACATCAACTAAAAACTGCTCTGTAAACATAGCAGAAAACGGAGTTGTTTTAGCTATAAAAGAATTAAATAATGGTAATTATTCTCATGCAGAAGTATTACATCCATTTATAGAAGAAGTATTACAAAAAGCAGCTATAACAAAATCGCAAATAAGTGCAATTGCTGTTAGTAAAGGTCCAGGGTCTTATACAGGACTTAGAATTGGTGTCTCTGCTGCTAAAGGGCTTTGTTTTGCTTTAAATTGTCCTTTAATATCTATTGATACCTTAACAGCATTATCTTACGCCATATCTATTGAAAAAGGCTTTATAGTACCAATGTTAGATGCAAGGAGAATGGAAGTATATGCAGCGATTTTTAATTCTGAAAATGTTAATGTACGTGATACAAAAGCTGAAATAATAGATGAAGGTTCTTTTGCAAAAGAATTAGAACAATCTAAAGTATATTTTTTAGGTGATGGATCTGAGAAATGTAAACAAATTATAACTCATAAAAATGCAGTTTTTATGGATGAAAAGTTCCCTTCTTCTAGAGAAATGGCGTCATTGTCTTATTTAAAATATAAAATAAGCGACATCGAAGATGTCGCTTATTTTGAGCCTTTTTATTTAAAAGATTTTATTGTTATTCAAGAAAAAAAGAAAAAACCTACTTTTTAA
- a CDS encoding dodecin family protein, protein MAVMKVIEVLANSDKSWEDATKKAVKQASKSVKNIKSVFVQSQSAVVKDDEVTEFRVNLKITFEVN, encoded by the coding sequence ATGGCCGTAATGAAAGTAATAGAAGTTTTAGCTAACTCAGATAAAAGTTGGGAAGACGCAACAAAAAAAGCAGTAAAGCAAGCTTCTAAATCTGTAAAAAACATTAAATCCGTTTTTGTACAATCGCAAAGTGCAGTAGTAAAAGACGATGAAGTAACCGAATTTAGAGTCAACTTAAAAATAACATTTGAAGTAAACTAA
- a CDS encoding toxin-antitoxin system YwqK family antitoxin has translation MKKILTIAFLCIAAIGYSQDIKPTYEAEGDLVKATYYHEDGSISTEGYFKDKKLTGIWTRFDKEGNKVQMAFYKEGKKTGKWFFWNNAGSLQEVTYNNNTIESVNLWKAETKVATNK, from the coding sequence ATGAAAAAAATTTTAACAATAGCATTTTTATGCATCGCAGCAATAGGATATTCTCAAGATATTAAGCCAACTTATGAAGCAGAAGGAGATTTAGTAAAGGCTACTTATTACCATGAGGATGGATCTATTAGCACAGAAGGTTATTTTAAAGATAAAAAATTAACAGGAATTTGGACTCGTTTTGATAAAGAAGGAAATAAAGTTCAAATGGCTTTTTATAAAGAAGGTAAAAAAACTGGAAAGTGGTTTTTCTGGAATAATGCTGGTTCTTTACAAGAAGTAACTTACAATAACAATACTATAGAAAGTGTTAATTTGTGGAAAGCTGAAACTAAAGTAGCTACAAATAAATAA
- the gcvH gene encoding glycine cleavage system protein GcvH, whose product MNIPAELKYTKDHEWLRIEGNVATIGITDFAQSELGDIVYVDVDTLDDTVEEGEVFGSVEAVKTVSDLFMPLKGEVTEFNEELEDEPELVNSDPYNKGWMIKIEISDSSQIDNLLDAEAYEKLIKG is encoded by the coding sequence ATGAATATTCCAGCAGAATTAAAATACACAAAAGATCACGAGTGGCTAAGAATTGAAGGAAATGTAGCAACTATAGGAATTACAGATTTCGCACAAAGTGAATTAGGAGATATCGTTTATGTTGATGTAGATACTTTAGACGATACTGTAGAAGAAGGAGAAGTTTTTGGTTCTGTAGAAGCAGTAAAAACTGTTTCAGATTTATTTATGCCTTTAAAAGGAGAAGTAACAGAATTTAACGAAGAGTTAGAAGACGAGCCAGAATTAGTAAACTCAGACCCATATAATAAAGGTTGGATGATAAAAATTGAAATATCAGACAGCTCGCAAATAGATAATTTATTAGATGCTGAAGCTTACGAAAAACTTATTAAGGGATAA
- a CDS encoding VanZ family protein, which translates to MPKYNISISNIDKWQHSFAYTVLSLSWLFALQKFNKNYLIIISCISFGIIIEILQETVTSYRTGDFLDIIANSVGVLLGLLIFSIFFKKKRLKNKKTCI; encoded by the coding sequence ATGCCTAAGTACAATATATCTATTAGCAATATAGACAAATGGCAACATAGTTTTGCTTATACTGTCTTATCATTGTCTTGGCTTTTTGCATTACAAAAGTTCAATAAAAATTATTTAATTATAATTAGTTGTATCTCTTTTGGCATAATTATTGAAATTTTACAAGAAACTGTTACCTCATATAGAACAGGCGATTTTTTAGATATTATTGCGAATTCTGTTGGTGTACTATTAGGTTTATTAATATTTAGCATTTTTTTTAAAAAAAAGAGGTTAAAAAATAAAAAGACTTGTATTTAA
- a CDS encoding energy transducer TonB: MEIKKNPKSNLENYSKIFMQIGLVLALFVTYAAIEKKTYDKTTSSLGVVNMNADMEEDIPITERVEPVKPKTPPPPTPEKIEVVEDEKEVEETVIESTETDETEAVEVEEIVEIEEAEEVVEDVNFMIIEDSPVFPGCKGSKQELKNCFSKMVQKHFSRKFDADLPNELGLSPGKKRVFIGFKIDRQGNIVNVQARAPHPKIKAEVIKVMKLLPKMKPGKQRGKPVGVSYNIPFSLLVE; encoded by the coding sequence ATGGAAATAAAGAAAAACCCGAAATCGAACTTAGAAAATTACAGTAAAATATTTATGCAAATAGGTTTAGTATTAGCCTTATTTGTTACTTATGCTGCAATCGAAAAGAAAACATACGACAAAACTACAAGTTCTTTAGGTGTAGTTAATATGAACGCAGACATGGAAGAAGACATTCCAATTACTGAAAGAGTAGAGCCTGTAAAACCTAAAACTCCGCCACCACCAACTCCAGAAAAAATTGAAGTTGTAGAAGATGAAAAGGAAGTAGAAGAAACTGTAATAGAATCTACTGAAACAGATGAAACAGAAGCTGTAGAAGTTGAGGAAATTGTAGAAATCGAAGAAGCAGAAGAAGTTGTAGAAGATGTAAACTTTATGATTATTGAAGATTCTCCAGTATTTCCTGGATGTAAAGGAAGTAAGCAAGAGTTAAAAAATTGTTTCAGTAAAATGGTACAAAAACACTTTTCTAGAAAGTTTGATGCAGATTTACCAAATGAATTAGGTCTTTCTCCAGGTAAGAAAAGAGTATTTATTGGTTTCAAAATTGATAGACAAGGTAACATTGTTAATGTACAAGCAAGAGCACCGCACCCAAAAATTAAAGCGGAGGTTATTAAAGTAATGAAATTATTACCTAAAATGAAACCAGGTAAGCAAAGAGGTAAGCCAGTTGGTGTTAGTTACAACATTCCTTTCTCTTTATTAGTAGAGTAA
- a CDS encoding mechanosensitive ion channel family protein encodes MEEYIENIKEVLVEYTPKVLMALAMLIIGLVVIKIIINTTTKILKKRNVDVTLQKFLGNLLNWVLKILLFITVIAKLGVETASFAAIIAAAGLAVGLALQGSLANFAGGVLIMIFKPMKVGDLIQAQGETGVVKEIEIFTTKLTGLSNREIIIPNGALSNGNIINFTTEGTRRVDLVFGVSYDADIKQTKDVLLNVLTSHPKVLKDPAPSVTVLELADSSVNFAVRPWCNTEDYWKVYFDVTENTKIALDNAGIEIPYPHQVEIKK; translated from the coding sequence ATGGAAGAATATATCGAAAATATAAAGGAGGTATTGGTAGAATACACACCAAAAGTTTTAATGGCATTAGCCATGTTAATTATTGGTTTAGTTGTAATTAAAATAATTATTAACACAACTACAAAAATTCTTAAGAAAAGAAATGTAGATGTTACACTTCAAAAATTTTTAGGAAATTTACTTAATTGGGTTTTAAAAATATTATTATTCATAACTGTTATAGCAAAGTTAGGTGTAGAAACAGCTTCTTTTGCTGCAATTATAGCCGCTGCAGGTTTAGCAGTAGGTCTTGCTTTACAAGGATCTTTAGCTAATTTTGCAGGAGGAGTTTTAATAATGATTTTTAAACCAATGAAAGTTGGAGATTTGATACAGGCTCAAGGAGAAACCGGAGTTGTAAAAGAAATTGAAATTTTTACAACGAAATTAACAGGCCTTTCAAATAGAGAGATAATTATACCTAATGGTGCACTTTCTAACGGAAACATAATTAATTTTACTACAGAAGGAACAAGAAGAGTAGATTTAGTGTTTGGAGTTTCTTATGATGCTGATATTAAACAAACAAAAGATGTTTTATTGAATGTTTTAACTTCTCATCCAAAAGTTTTAAAAGATCCAGCACCTAGTGTTACAGTATTAGAACTTGCAGATAGTTCTGTTAATTTTGCAGTAAGGCCATGGTGTAATACAGAAGATTATTGGAAAGTATATTTTGATGTTACTGAAAACACAAAAATAGCATTAGATAACGCCGGAATTGAGATACCTTATCCGCATCAAGTGGAAATTAAAAAGTAG